Proteins encoded by one window of Mesorhizobium sp. INR15:
- a CDS encoding glutathione S-transferase family protein produces MAEFKLYIGNKCFSSWSLRPWVAMKHLDIPFEEGFVRLRTPETATNLAEVSPTGQVPVLNHNGKIIWETLAILEYLADLFPEKKLWPQDVGARALARSAATEMHSGFREVRYGWPMNLRRPKGHKPLDVEGDAQRARIETLWRQCRQQYGQGGPFLFGHFTAADAMYAPVVTRFDTYGGTLAPDTRAYVEAVLATPAMRHWYAEAAKETWPEPGPDE; encoded by the coding sequence ATGGCTGAATTCAAACTCTACATCGGCAACAAGTGCTTTTCCTCATGGTCGCTGCGGCCATGGGTTGCGATGAAGCACCTGGACATTCCGTTCGAGGAAGGTTTCGTGCGGCTGCGCACGCCTGAGACTGCGACGAATCTTGCCGAGGTTTCGCCCACGGGCCAGGTGCCGGTGTTGAATCACAACGGCAAGATCATATGGGAAACGCTTGCAATCCTTGAATATCTTGCCGACCTCTTTCCGGAGAAAAAACTCTGGCCGCAAGATGTTGGTGCACGCGCGCTGGCGCGTTCGGCGGCGACCGAGATGCATTCCGGTTTTCGCGAAGTCCGTTACGGCTGGCCGATGAACCTGCGCCGGCCAAAGGGTCACAAGCCGCTCGACGTCGAAGGGGACGCGCAGCGGGCTCGCATCGAGACGCTGTGGCGGCAGTGCCGTCAGCAATACGGGCAGGGCGGGCCATTCCTGTTTGGCCATTTCACCGCCGCCGACGCGATGTATGCGCCTGTCGTCACCCGCTTTGACACTTATGGCGGCACGCTGGCGCCCGACACCAGAGCCTATGTCGAGGCGGTGCTGGCAACACCGGCAATGCGCCACTGGTACGCCGAGGCCGCGAAAGAGACCTGGCCGGAGCCTGGCCCGGACGAATAG
- a CDS encoding CsbD family protein — protein sequence MVNKDQVAGVAKQVKGSVKEAAGKATGNRQTQTEGMADKVAGKVQKAYGDVKEKVKKAL from the coding sequence ATGGTGAACAAGGATCAAGTCGCGGGCGTGGCCAAACAGGTCAAGGGCTCGGTCAAGGAAGCAGCCGGCAAGGCCACGGGCAACAGGCAGACCCAGACCGAAGGCATGGCCGACAAGGTCGCGGGGAAGGTGCAGAAGGCCTACGGCGACGTAAAGGAAAAGGTCAAGAAGGCGCTTTGA
- a CDS encoding metallophosphoesterase: MMNHRPPRLYSRRNVLTGAAGFAAAGMLARPALGQTGARVEPIDATFLFIADIHACRMASGLSPNCLQEGKTDAALLRNVAALNGIGEKTWPAEIGGGATGLRAAGSRIGTPLGLVVGGDITDDGGGQITQPSEGTQLLQFSQRYSQGVGPDRVHMPVYVGLGNHDLDQNGPSHHVDWYRREMRDYVEVNHRAGVFFKPPVPATDYDVDTDCYSWDWGGLHLIQTHRFAGDNGHGAVNALPWLKQDLATYAGDGRPVILFQHYGWDTFSTERWDPAKTTFDDSGTGAPHWWSDADRQALLATLKGYNVVGIFHGHQHGTPLIYRRDSLDLFKPKAAYMGGFAIAHITNDGMDVVLGEAANDQGEVTFTNAFSKNWGT; encoded by the coding sequence ATGATGAATCACCGCCCACCAAGATTGTATTCGCGACGCAACGTCCTGACGGGCGCGGCAGGATTTGCCGCCGCCGGCATGCTTGCGCGCCCGGCTCTTGGCCAGACCGGCGCGCGCGTTGAGCCCATTGACGCCACCTTCCTGTTCATCGCCGATATCCATGCCTGCCGTATGGCAAGCGGGTTGAGTCCGAATTGCCTGCAGGAAGGCAAGACCGACGCTGCGTTGCTGCGCAACGTCGCGGCCTTGAACGGCATAGGCGAGAAGACATGGCCGGCCGAGATCGGCGGCGGCGCCACAGGTCTGCGCGCTGCTGGCAGCCGTATCGGCACCCCGCTTGGCCTTGTCGTCGGCGGCGACATCACCGACGACGGCGGCGGCCAGATTACCCAGCCCAGCGAAGGCACTCAGCTCCTGCAATTCAGTCAGCGCTACAGCCAGGGTGTTGGGCCGGATCGCGTTCACATGCCGGTCTATGTCGGGCTTGGCAATCACGACCTCGACCAGAACGGTCCGTCGCATCATGTCGACTGGTATCGGCGCGAAATGCGCGACTACGTCGAGGTCAACCACCGTGCCGGCGTGTTCTTCAAACCGCCGGTGCCGGCGACCGACTATGACGTCGATACCGACTGCTATTCATGGGACTGGGGCGGATTGCATCTCATTCAGACCCATCGCTTTGCCGGCGACAACGGCCATGGCGCCGTCAATGCCTTGCCCTGGCTCAAACAGGATCTGGCCACCTATGCCGGCGACGGCCGTCCCGTGATCCTGTTTCAGCACTATGGCTGGGACACATTTTCAACCGAGCGGTGGGACCCGGCGAAAACGACCTTCGACGACAGCGGCACTGGCGCGCCGCACTGGTGGAGCGACGCCGACAGGCAAGCGCTGTTGGCTACGCTAAAGGGCTACAATGTCGTCGGTATCTTTCATGGCCACCAGCACGGGACGCCGCTGATTTATCGCAGGGATAGTCTCGACCTGTTCAAGCCGAAGGCCGCCTATATGGGTGGCTTTGCGATTGCGCATATAACAAACGACGGCATGGATGTCGTTTTGGGCGAGGCCGCCAACGACCAAGGTGAGGTGACGTTCACCAACGCATTCAGCAAGAACTGGGGCACATGA
- a CDS encoding TetR/AcrR family transcriptional regulator has protein sequence MSRPKSRRQKRTNDPEGMRKRVLDVAEGSFQARGYHASSLGDLMVAAGVTAGALHHHFPTKKALALAVIEERVANAVDETWIKPLRAAGSAREGIRLVFEAVAAELENQGFVRGCPLNNLAHELSLADQDFRTALAGIFADWREAIAEKVRADQQSGREQGVDPGRFATLAVATYSGAMSMAKTDQDAGVLRDCLAAFDEV, from the coding sequence ATGTCCCGGCCTAAATCGCGGCGTCAAAAACGCACCAACGATCCTGAGGGCATGCGCAAGCGCGTGCTCGACGTTGCCGAAGGGTCTTTCCAGGCGCGCGGCTACCATGCGTCCAGTCTAGGAGATCTGATGGTGGCGGCGGGGGTCACCGCGGGCGCGCTGCACCATCATTTCCCGACCAAGAAGGCATTGGCTCTCGCGGTGATCGAGGAGCGTGTCGCCAACGCCGTCGATGAAACCTGGATCAAGCCCCTGCGCGCGGCGGGCTCTGCGCGGGAAGGGATTCGGCTTGTCTTCGAAGCCGTGGCGGCGGAGCTTGAGAACCAGGGTTTCGTGCGCGGCTGTCCACTCAACAACCTTGCGCATGAGCTGTCGTTGGCCGATCAGGATTTCCGCACCGCCCTTGCCGGTATCTTCGCGGATTGGCGCGAAGCGATCGCCGAAAAGGTCAGGGCGGACCAGCAGTCGGGCAGGGAACAAGGCGTCGATCCAGGGCGCTTTGCAACGTTGGCCGTCGCCACCTATTCCGGCGCCATGTCCATGGCCAAGACAGATCAGGACGCAGGCGTGTTGCGGGACTGTCTGGCGGCGTTTGACGAGGTCTAG
- a CDS encoding NIPSNAP family protein: MNLPLKAHSKPDDLASPIVELRQYTLKPGQRDTLIDIFDGNLIEGQEQAGMTIIGQFRDLDRPNMFVWMRGFAGMEARKTALTAFYGGPIWAEHRNAANATMIDSDDVLLLRPAWPQAGFDLSDAQRTMLEDSSANNVLAGLVVIQIHHLRPGAEADFASRFAAEAVSVLTAHGARLLAAFATEHAENSFPRLPVRASENVFISVIGLDSAEAHARHQAKLLASRQWQAFLQTADLAKPTETLRLSPTSQSLLGRYS; encoded by the coding sequence ATGAACCTGCCGCTGAAAGCGCACTCGAAACCTGACGACCTCGCCTCGCCAATTGTCGAACTCAGGCAGTACACGCTGAAGCCGGGCCAGCGCGACACGCTGATCGACATCTTCGATGGCAATCTGATCGAGGGCCAGGAACAGGCCGGTATGACGATCATCGGCCAGTTCCGCGACCTCGACCGCCCGAACATGTTCGTCTGGATGCGTGGCTTCGCCGGCATGGAGGCCCGCAAAACTGCGCTGACCGCCTTCTATGGCGGACCAATATGGGCAGAGCACCGCAACGCGGCCAACGCAACGATGATCGATTCGGACGATGTGCTGTTGCTGAGACCAGCTTGGCCGCAGGCCGGCTTCGATCTTTCAGATGCCCAGAGGACGATGCTTGAAGATTCCAGCGCGAACAATGTCTTGGCTGGGCTTGTTGTTATCCAGATTCATCACTTGCGACCTGGTGCGGAAGCCGATTTCGCCAGCCGCTTTGCCGCCGAAGCCGTTTCCGTGCTGACAGCGCACGGCGCACGGCTGCTTGCGGCCTTTGCCACCGAGCATGCCGAAAACAGCTTTCCCCGGCTGCCAGTCCGGGCCAGCGAAAACGTGTTCATCAGTGTCATTGGCCTCGACAGCGCCGAAGCGCATGCCCGACACCAGGCCAAGCTCCTCGCCTCGCGGCAATGGCAAGCCTTCCTGCAAACAGCCGATCTTGCCAAGCCGACCGAGACCTTGCGGCTGTCGCCCACATCGCAGTCCCTGCTGGGGCGATATTCCTAG
- a CDS encoding alpha/beta fold hydrolase codes for MDALQDQEALTEQDAWPTRKRLVDVGGHDVAYVEISGAEPALLLLHGFTDTSRSYSLLAPHLAGRRLVIPDLRGHGASQPETGFCISDFAADIAGLIQRLRLDRPVAVGHSLGGMVAITLATRHPELISGLVMLASTLKPDFSPDHPMLAGIQALRDPISPTDPLYDWWHACLPVVPKAFLAGMARDASAMPAARWRAILEEVCRTDLTGAARTVRTRTLVIAGACDPLFGEAHQLVLLRALPEAILVHAQNCGHNPHWEDPELVAKSILQAFAA; via the coding sequence ATGGACGCCTTGCAAGACCAAGAAGCGTTGACGGAACAGGACGCCTGGCCCACCCGCAAACGCCTGGTCGATGTCGGCGGTCACGATGTCGCCTATGTCGAGATATCAGGCGCCGAGCCAGCGCTGCTTTTGCTGCACGGCTTTACCGACACCAGTCGCAGCTACTCGCTGCTGGCGCCGCATTTGGCCGGCCGCCGCCTTGTCATTCCGGACCTGCGCGGCCATGGCGCCTCACAACCGGAGACAGGCTTTTGCATCTCGGATTTCGCCGCCGATATTGCAGGCCTGATCCAACGCCTTCGCTTGGACCGGCCAGTCGCCGTCGGCCATTCGCTGGGTGGCATGGTGGCGATCACGTTGGCGACACGGCATCCTGAGCTCATCAGTGGGCTGGTGATGCTGGCCAGCACGCTGAAGCCCGATTTCTCACCGGACCATCCGATGCTGGCCGGTATACAAGCCCTGCGCGACCCTATTTCGCCGACCGACCCACTCTATGATTGGTGGCATGCCTGCCTGCCCGTCGTCCCCAAGGCTTTTCTTGCCGGCATGGCGAGGGACGCCTCGGCCATGCCTGCGGCGCGCTGGCGTGCGATCCTGGAGGAGGTCTGCCGTACCGATTTGACCGGCGCGGCGCGAACGGTGCGAACCCGCACACTTGTCATAGCCGGTGCGTGCGACCCGCTGTTTGGCGAAGCGCATCAACTGGTGTTGCTTCGGGCACTTCCCGAAGCCATTCTCGTCCACGCGCAAAATTGCGGCCACAACCCGCATTGGGAGGACCCGGAATTGGTTGCGAAGAGCATCCTGCAGGCGTTTGCAGCCTAG
- the choX gene encoding choline ABC transporter substrate-binding protein, with amino-acid sequence MFRILANGVCIAALALASHAAQAAEAEQCKTVRMAEPGWNDLAFTTGVANVLFQALGYEPQSEVLGVNVIYEGMKNNDLDLFLGYWDPAMVTYYAPYKKDGSVENVRINLEGAKYTFAVPTYVWEAGVKDVSDLHKFADKFSKKMYGIEPGSNQLMMDAIADPQFGLDGWQVVESSEAGMLSEVGYEIKEKQFIVFQGWAPHPMNTMYDFKYLTGGDKFFGPNFGAASVTTQVRTGYLQQCPNVAQLLKNLVFDIDFENVGMGYLINDGMKPEDGALKAITLNKGRLDAWLAGVTTFDGKPGLAAVKEKLGL; translated from the coding sequence ATGTTCCGTATCCTTGCAAATGGCGTCTGCATTGCCGCCTTGGCGCTGGCCTCTCATGCGGCTCAGGCCGCCGAGGCCGAGCAGTGCAAGACGGTCCGCATGGCCGAACCTGGCTGGAACGATCTCGCCTTCACCACCGGGGTGGCCAACGTCCTATTTCAAGCGCTTGGCTATGAGCCGCAAAGCGAGGTGCTCGGCGTAAACGTCATTTACGAGGGCATGAAGAACAACGATCTCGACCTGTTTCTGGGCTACTGGGACCCGGCCATGGTTACCTATTACGCGCCGTACAAGAAGGATGGTTCGGTCGAGAATGTACGCATCAATCTCGAAGGCGCCAAATACACGTTCGCCGTGCCGACCTATGTCTGGGAGGCCGGCGTCAAGGACGTCTCCGACCTGCACAAGTTCGCCGACAAGTTCAGCAAGAAGATGTACGGCATCGAGCCTGGGTCCAACCAGCTGATGATGGATGCCATTGCCGATCCCCAATTCGGTCTCGACGGCTGGCAGGTCGTCGAGTCGAGCGAAGCTGGCATGCTTTCGGAGGTCGGCTATGAGATCAAGGAGAAGCAGTTCATCGTCTTCCAGGGCTGGGCGCCGCATCCGATGAACACAATGTACGATTTCAAGTACCTGACCGGCGGCGACAAGTTCTTTGGCCCGAATTTCGGCGCCGCGAGTGTGACGACCCAGGTGCGCACCGGCTACCTGCAGCAATGTCCGAACGTCGCGCAACTTCTCAAGAATCTCGTCTTCGACATCGATTTCGAGAATGTCGGCATGGGTTACCTCATCAATGATGGCATGAAGCCCGAGGATGGTGCGCTGAAGGCAATCACGTTGAACAAAGGTAGGCTCGATGCCTGGTTGGCCGGTGTCACCACCTTCGACGGCAAACCCGGCCTTGCCGCGGTGAAGGAAAAGCTTGGCCTGTGA
- the betI gene encoding choline-responsive transcriptional repressor BetI, translating to MSTWIRDAWTDPVKLKRLGDIRRKELRQAAFAVLQREGITGATLEKVAAHAGASKGIVLHYFRNKQELFEHAMREGNAALRDVVIARLHQARTPMGRVDAVIEGNFAEHLFLPPLCHAWLSLCAEVPRDEKLARIQAVIHARMHSNLLSGLKGLVSPTDANDIAFGVTAMIDGLWLRHGLQPGGISREEAIRQVRDHIAAKLALLHASPVRA from the coding sequence ATGTCAACATGGATTCGCGATGCATGGACAGATCCCGTGAAACTCAAGCGTCTCGGCGACATACGCCGCAAGGAATTGCGGCAGGCTGCCTTCGCGGTGCTGCAGCGCGAAGGCATCACCGGAGCGACTCTGGAAAAAGTGGCCGCGCATGCCGGCGCCTCCAAGGGGATCGTGCTTCACTATTTCCGCAACAAGCAGGAACTGTTCGAGCATGCGATGCGCGAGGGCAATGCCGCGCTGCGCGACGTGGTGATCGCGCGGCTTCACCAGGCGCGGACGCCGATGGGGCGCGTTGACGCGGTGATCGAGGGTAATTTCGCGGAGCATCTGTTCCTGCCGCCTCTTTGCCATGCCTGGCTTTCGCTCTGCGCGGAGGTGCCGCGCGATGAGAAACTGGCGCGCATCCAAGCGGTGATCCATGCCCGGATGCATTCAAACCTTCTGTCCGGCTTGAAAGGCCTTGTCTCACCGACCGACGCCAATGACATCGCCTTCGGCGTCACCGCAATGATCGATGGTCTCTGGTTGCGGCACGGGCTGCAGCCGGGCGGCATCTCACGCGAAGAAGCGATCCGCCAGGTCAGGGATCACATCGCGGCAAAGCTCGCCCTGCTGCATGCCTCACCCGTTCGCGCCTGA
- a CDS encoding SDR family NAD(P)-dependent oxidoreductase, which produces MRLGGKRALITGGSEGIGFAIAGAFLREGAEVLIVARDARKLQTAGETLTAANEGGGVETLSADLSSSAGIGATEEHVSKSGRPIDILVNNAGVAFLVPFETVTEEQFQQSFALNVTAVFFLTQRLLPHLAAQASVINISSYFANKMIPNRPSSLYSLSKGALNSLTKSLAFELGPRGIRVNAIAPGTIDTAMRRRTVDNLPAQAKAELNAYVERSYPLGRIGQTSDLAGIAVYLASDEAAWTSGGIFAVDGGYTAG; this is translated from the coding sequence ATGAGGCTTGGCGGCAAGCGTGCGCTGATCACTGGCGGTTCGGAAGGGATAGGCTTCGCCATCGCCGGCGCCTTCCTGCGCGAGGGTGCCGAAGTCTTGATCGTTGCACGCGATGCCAGAAAGCTTCAAACGGCTGGCGAGACCCTGACTGCCGCAAACGAGGGCGGTGGCGTCGAAACTCTGTCCGCCGACCTCTCCAGCAGCGCGGGTATCGGCGCGACTGAAGAACATGTGAGCAAATCCGGTCGGCCGATCGACATCCTCGTCAACAATGCCGGCGTCGCCTTCCTGGTGCCGTTCGAAACCGTCACCGAAGAGCAATTCCAGCAGTCCTTCGCGCTCAACGTAACGGCGGTGTTCTTCCTCACCCAGCGTCTGCTGCCGCATCTCGCTGCGCAGGCGTCGGTCATCAACATCTCGTCCTATTTTGCCAACAAGATGATCCCGAACCGGCCATCGAGCCTCTACTCGCTGTCGAAGGGCGCACTGAATTCGCTAACCAAGTCGCTGGCCTTCGAGCTTGGCCCGCGCGGCATTCGTGTCAATGCGATCGCGCCGGGTACAATCGACACGGCAATGCGGCGCCGGACCGTCGACAACCTGCCGGCACAGGCCAAGGCTGAGCTGAACGCGTATGTCGAGCGCAGCTATCCGCTCGGGCGCATCGGTCAGACCAGCGACCTGGCTGGCATCGCGGTGTATCTGGCCAGTGATGAAGCCGCCTGGACCAGCGGCGGCATCTTTGCCGTCGATGGCGGATACACGGCCGGCTGA
- the fumC gene encoding class II fumarate hydratase produces the protein MSAEKTRTETDTFGPIEVAADRYWGAQAQRSLGNFKIGWEKQPASIVRALGIVKQAAAEANMELKRLDPAIGKTIVDAAQEVIDGKLNDHFPLVVWQTGSGTQSNMNANEVISNRAIEMLGGVMGSKKPVHPNDHVNMSQSSNDTYPTAMHIACAERIVHDLLPALRHLLAALEAKTEAFGHIIKIGRTHTQDATPLTLGQEFSGYAAQVASSIKRIELTLPGLQELAQGGTAVGTGLNAPVGFAEKVAARIAAITGIDFITAPNKFEALAAHDSMVFSHGAINACAAALFKIANDIRFLGSGPRSGLGELSLPENEPGSSIMPGKVNPTQCEAMTQVCVQVFGNNAALTFAGSQGHFELNVYNPLMAYNFLQSVQLLADASVSFTDNCVVGIEAREDNIKAALDRSLMLVTALAPSIGYDNAAKIAKTAHKKGTTLREEALATGLVTEADYDRLVRPEDMTHPG, from the coding sequence GTGAGCGCTGAGAAGACCAGAACCGAAACCGACACATTCGGTCCCATCGAGGTCGCAGCTGACCGTTATTGGGGAGCGCAGGCGCAGCGTTCGCTGGGCAATTTCAAGATCGGCTGGGAGAAGCAACCGGCCTCGATCGTGCGTGCGCTGGGCATCGTCAAGCAGGCGGCGGCGGAAGCCAATATGGAGCTGAAGCGGCTTGACCCGGCGATCGGCAAGACGATCGTCGATGCGGCGCAAGAGGTCATCGACGGCAAGCTCAACGATCATTTCCCGCTGGTCGTCTGGCAAACAGGCTCGGGCACGCAGTCCAACATGAATGCCAACGAGGTGATCTCCAACCGGGCGATCGAAATGCTCGGTGGCGTCATGGGCTCGAAGAAGCCAGTGCATCCCAACGACCACGTCAACATGAGCCAGTCGTCGAACGACACCTACCCGACGGCCATGCACATCGCCTGCGCCGAGCGGATCGTGCACGACCTGCTGCCCGCGCTCAGGCATCTGCTTGCGGCGCTCGAAGCCAAGACCGAGGCTTTCGGCCACATCATCAAGATCGGCCGCACGCATACGCAGGACGCAACCCCCCTCACCCTTGGCCAGGAGTTTTCCGGCTACGCGGCGCAGGTCGCCTCGTCAATCAAGCGTATCGAGTTGACCCTGCCCGGCCTGCAGGAACTGGCGCAAGGCGGCACCGCCGTCGGCACAGGGCTTAATGCGCCCGTGGGCTTTGCCGAAAAGGTGGCGGCGCGTATCGCCGCCATCACCGGCATCGACTTTATCACCGCGCCGAACAAGTTCGAGGCGCTGGCCGCCCATGATTCCATGGTATTCTCGCACGGCGCCATCAACGCCTGCGCGGCGGCCCTGTTCAAGATCGCCAACGACATCCGCTTCCTCGGCTCGGGCCCGCGCTCCGGCCTGGGTGAATTGTCCCTGCCGGAAAACGAGCCGGGCTCCTCGATCATGCCTGGCAAGGTCAACCCGACGCAGTGCGAGGCGATGACACAGGTCTGCGTCCAGGTGTTCGGAAACAATGCCGCGCTGACCTTCGCTGGCAGCCAGGGCCATTTCGAGCTCAATGTCTACAATCCGCTGATGGCCTACAATTTCCTGCAGTCGGTGCAGTTGCTGGCCGATGCATCGGTGTCGTTCACCGATAATTGCGTCGTCGGCATCGAGGCGCGCGAGGACAATATCAAGGCAGCACTCGACCGCTCGCTGATGCTGGTGACGGCGCTGGCGCCAAGCATCGGCTACGACAACGCCGCCAAGATCGCCAAGACCGCGCACAAGAAGGGCACGACCTTGCGCGAGGAAGCCTTGGCCACAGGTCTGGTTACCGAAGCGGACTATGACCGGCTGGTGCGGCCGGAAGACATGACGCATCCGGGATAG
- a CDS encoding DoxX family protein produces MSINSSVAGSGAASNASAAILAGRVLLSVLFILSGFAKLTAISGTAQWFGSIGLPLPTVAAVGSGLLEFFGGLAILVGFKTRIVAIVLGIFTLAATAIAHLDFADQMQMLMLQKNLGITGGFLLLSVLGAGAYSVDAKRG; encoded by the coding sequence ATGTCCATCAATTCCTCGGTCGCCGGTTCCGGCGCCGCTTCCAATGCCTCGGCCGCGATCTTGGCTGGCCGGGTGCTTCTGTCGGTCCTGTTCATCCTCTCGGGCTTTGCCAAGCTGACGGCCATTTCCGGCACCGCACAGTGGTTCGGCAGCATCGGCCTGCCTCTTCCGACGGTTGCCGCGGTCGGCTCGGGCCTGCTTGAATTCTTTGGCGGTCTCGCCATCCTGGTCGGCTTCAAGACGCGGATCGTGGCGATCGTGCTCGGCATTTTCACGCTCGCCGCCACGGCGATCGCGCATCTCGACTTTGCGGACCAGATGCAGATGCTGATGCTGCAGAAGAACCTCGGCATCACCGGCGGCTTCCTGCTGCTTTCGGTACTCGGCGCTGGCGCCTATTCGGTCGACGCCAAGCGCGGCTGA
- a CDS encoding DoxX family protein, with translation MPSNALLLLSRILLAALFVPSGFHALGDIAGTSGYFAGLGLPLPMLAAWGTGLFELLAGLLVLVGFQTRVVALLLAAFCLVAGFIGHYGQGGGDAMLAFLHQQMLMKDIAISGGFLALAVAGAGAVSVDSRRS, from the coding sequence ATGCCCAGCAACGCGCTGCTTCTGCTTTCCCGAATACTGCTCGCCGCCCTGTTCGTCCCCTCGGGCTTCCATGCGCTGGGTGACATCGCCGGTACATCAGGCTATTTCGCCGGCCTCGGCCTGCCCCTGCCCATGCTGGCGGCCTGGGGCACTGGGTTGTTCGAGCTGCTTGCCGGGCTGCTTGTCCTTGTCGGCTTCCAGACACGGGTCGTCGCGCTGCTGCTCGCCGCCTTCTGCCTGGTTGCCGGCTTCATCGGCCATTATGGCCAAGGCGGCGGCGATGCGATGCTCGCGTTCCTGCACCAGCAGATGCTGATGAAGGATATCGCCATATCAGGCGGCTTCCTGGCGCTGGCCGTGGCAGGCGCCGGCGCTGTTTCGGTCGACAGCCGTCGTTCCTGA
- the ppx gene encoding exopolyphosphatase: MLSDSQGRLQDRRPLSIIDIGSNSIRLVVYEGLARSPTMLFNEKMLAGLGRGIVSTGKLDPEAVTRSMEEFRRFRALSEQAGAEHMYVLATAAAREAINGPDFIRRAEDVLKTEIRVLTGRQEAHYSALGVISGFHPANGIAGDLGGGSLELVDVNGEAIGDGITLPLGGLRLQDMAKNSLAQAAKIARDELARAKLLKGGQGRPFYAVGGTWRNLARLHMEMTNYPLGVMHHYEIGIESAANFLKQVAKGEIEKVKGIEGVSKNRRSLLPYGAIVLQEIMAVMQPSKIIVSALGVREGFLYSLLDEVEKKSDPLISASEELARLRSRSVSHAHELVEWTGRTFASFGIEETEDEARYRHAAALLADIGWRAHPEYRGRQSLNIIAHASFYGVDHPGRAFLALANAYRHDGIFNEAIAPEIKALATPRYLERARVLAAMMRVVYLLTASMPGIMPRLKWENRGNGVLALVLPASLADLYGERPAGRLAQLARITNRRLVLAVEGGPSMTVK, translated from the coding sequence ATGCTGTCTGATTCCCAGGGCCGGCTGCAGGACCGCCGACCGCTGTCCATCATCGACATCGGATCGAACTCGATCCGCCTTGTCGTTTATGAGGGGCTGGCGCGCTCGCCGACCATGCTGTTCAACGAAAAGATGCTGGCCGGCCTCGGCCGCGGCATCGTGTCGACAGGCAAGCTCGATCCCGAGGCGGTGACGCGCTCGATGGAGGAGTTCCGGCGCTTCAGAGCGCTCTCCGAGCAGGCCGGCGCCGAGCACATGTATGTGCTGGCCACCGCCGCCGCGCGTGAGGCGATAAACGGTCCCGATTTCATCCGTCGCGCCGAGGATGTCCTCAAGACCGAGATCCGCGTTCTGACCGGCCGCCAGGAAGCGCATTATTCGGCGCTTGGTGTCATTTCCGGTTTCCACCCAGCCAATGGCATCGCCGGCGACCTTGGCGGCGGGAGTCTCGAGCTGGTCGATGTCAACGGCGAGGCGATTGGCGACGGTATCACCCTGCCGCTCGGCGGCCTGCGCCTGCAGGACATGGCCAAGAACTCGCTGGCTCAGGCGGCGAAGATCGCGCGCGACGAACTGGCGCGGGCGAAGTTGTTGAAAGGCGGGCAAGGCAGGCCTTTCTACGCGGTCGGCGGCACCTGGCGAAATCTCGCCCGGTTGCACATGGAAATGACCAACTACCCGCTCGGCGTTATGCACCACTATGAGATTGGCATCGAAAGCGCAGCCAATTTCCTCAAGCAGGTGGCGAAAGGTGAGATCGAGAAGGTCAAGGGCATCGAAGGCGTCTCGAAGAACCGCCGTTCGCTGCTGCCTTATGGCGCCATTGTGCTGCAGGAAATCATGGCGGTCATGCAGCCGTCGAAGATCATCGTCTCGGCGCTCGGGGTGCGCGAGGGCTTTCTCTATTCGCTGCTCGACGAAGTCGAAAAAAAGTCCGATCCGCTGATCTCCGCGTCAGAGGAGTTGGCTCGGCTGCGCTCGCGCTCCGTCTCCCACGCCCATGAACTGGTCGAGTGGACGGGCAGGACCTTTGCCTCTTTTGGTATCGAGGAAACCGAGGACGAGGCGCGCTACCGGCATGCGGCGGCATTGCTGGCCGATATCGGCTGGCGCGCGCATCCTGAATATCGCGGCAGGCAGTCGCTCAACATCATCGCTCATGCGTCCTTCTACGGCGTCGACCACCCCGGCCGGGCCTTCCTGGCGCTGGCCAATGCCTATCGTCACGACGGCATCTTCAACGAGGCGATCGCTCCGGAAATCAAGGCGCTGGCAACGCCACGCTATCTCGAGCGGGCGCGCGTGCTGGCCGCGATGATGCGCGTCGTCTATCTGCTGACGGCATCGATGCCCGGCATCATGCCTCGGCTGAAATGGGAAAATCGCGGCAATGGCGTGCTGGCGCTGGTGCTGCCGGCATCGCTGGCCGATCTCTATGGCGAGCGGCCGGCCGGCCGGCTGGCGCAATTGGCCAGGATCACCAACCGCCGCCTCGTGCTGGCGGTCGAGGGCGGCCCTAGCATGACGGTGAAATAG